Within Cucumis melo cultivar AY chromosome 4, USDA_Cmelo_AY_1.0, whole genome shotgun sequence, the genomic segment TTGCTATTGGGTTAAACAACTCAGAAGTACAGTTGTGGGATTCGACCGCAAATAGACAGGTCTGTATATTAGTCTTGCatttttaaactaaattttGTATATTCATTCAATAGGACAGGATTTGCTAACGGGCGATGATTCAATGCAGCTAAGAACTCTGAGAGGTGGGCATAGGATGCGAGTTGGCTCTCTGGCATGGAACAATCATATTCTCACCACTGGAGGAATGGATGGGAAGATTCTGAACAATGATGTGAGAATTAGAGATCATATAGTGGAAACTTACAGAGGCCATGATCAAGAGGTCTGTGGTCTAAAGTGGTCATTATCAGGGCAACAGTTAGCGAGTGGAGGGAATGACAATGTCCTCCATATCTGGGACAGATCAATGGCATCTTCGAACTCAGCAACTCAGTGGCTTCACAGACTTGAGGAGCACACTTCTGCAGTCAAGGCCCTTGCATGGTGTCCATTCCAGGGCAACTTGCTTGCAACTGGAGGAGGTGCTGGGGATCGCAACATTAAGTTTTGGAACACCCACACTGGGGCATGTTTGAATTCTGTTGACACTGGTTCTCAAGTTTGTGCTCTACTGTGGAATAAAAATGAGAGAGAGTTGCTTAGCTCTCATGGTTTCTCCCAGAACCAGCTCACTCTTTGGAAATACCCTTCAATGGTGAAGATGGGAGAGCTCAATGGCCATACATCAAGGGTCCTCTTTATGGCTCAGGTACTTGTAAGATCTTATCGTATGCTAACATTAAAATACTAAACCTTAATGTGAGCATGAGATTTTATGTAGATTCTCTTGATAATATTGACAGTTTCTTGTCGAGTTTCATATTATTTCTAAGGTTAGCACTTAAGTTTGAAGAACTTTTCCTGATTGCTTTGTGTTGCTGTGACGTTTCTGCAGAGTCCAGATGGATGCACTGTGGCTTCAGCAGCAGCAGATGAAACATTGAGATTCTGGAATGTGTTTGGGACTCCAGAAGTGGCTAAACCTGCTCCAAAATCATCTGTTACAGAGCCCTTTGCTCACCTCAATCGCATTCGATAAACTTGTGTGTGTATAtctctatttttgttttgttttgttttcagTGTAACATTGTTATAGTTATACAACTGGCGAAGGAGATGTTGTTGTATTGATAAAGAATTATCGCTACAACGTTTTGTTGTTTGTTGAGAGTTCATTAGAGTTGGGAtcatttgaaattaaaaaggTCCATGTATGTAAAAACTTCTCTGAATCATTTGTGATGAGGATGTATATTAATCTGTGTAGCTAATTCTTTGATGTATATTACATTTACTGGATATTCATTTCATGTTGTGTAAGCTTTGGGCGAACTTTCTGAAAATTGGCAAACTTTGGCACACCTGAAACTAGCAAATGTCACTTTATATAACTGTCAAAGCCATTGGGAGTTAGAGATCCCATGAAAGGATTAAAAGGATAAAATTCAATAAATAAAGGATTTATACACGTTTTGAATTTTTACAGATTGATAACAAAATATGAGTAAATTTTACCGAAGTGTGGAAGGAGTTCCATAGTGCACCTAGCCAAACCACGTTTCGCGAGAATTAATAcgcattttccttttcttttgaaCAGTTCCAGAATCCTTCTTGCACATCTCGAAAATGCGAACGGAAGAGGAAGGCCATcacagagaagaagaaaagggagAAAATGTTACACCCTGGATTATCGTTGAGCATTGCCACGGACTCAACTCTACAAGGTAGccaagattataatattttcTCATATTCAATCAATGGATATACCCTTTACATCAACCTCTACAAGGTAGCCAAGATTAATATTCTCTCATATTACAAACACTGACTTTCTTTTTCAGAATTGTTTCATACATTCACACTCCATATACTTTATTCACAGAAGAACATTCAAATGAGTTAGTTAAAGATTTGAACATATTTGGTTTTCTCTATATAACAGTTTAAATCCTACAATAAGAAGTTGTAACAACTCCAGCAAATTCAACAATCTCCACCTTTAAATCAAATTCTCCTTGGCTTGATCGTCTTCATTCAAGGTAATTTCTCCTAAAAAACCGACTAGTTTGGGTAGAATCTAAGCAGTGTTCAAATTTAGAACGCACCACTGCCTTAGTGAAAAAATCTGCTGTATGATAAGTTGATTTTGCTATGTTCATTTTATCTCCGTAAATGCTTTGTTCTCGCTGGAAGTGTGAGATGAACGCACCTTGGTGGTTATCACACGTAACGTTTACTGTTTTCTGTCTATAGCCCAGTTCTTCAACAACACAAGACCATGAAACCACATTGCTTCTTAAGTTTCTGGCTGTGAATTTTGCGTTGGTAGCTGATAGGAAATGTATACAATAAATAACAGGGATCTTTTATCTTGGTCTGTCTCCTATGAAATTAGAAGTcacaaaccctaaaccctaataACTCGCTTATCCCCAAAAGGCTATCTTCATTTCTACACAAGCGCCAGCTTTGTGTAGCCAACATAGCCTGATTAAAAAGTGAGAAGTCCCTAAACCCCAAACAACATGACTTAAACAACACCTATTCATCAACTCTCTTTGATAATTATTATCTTTAGAAGAAGTTAAACACAATGCTAGTAATTCTATAAGCAATTAAAAACCAATTTAGTGTTTTTTCTTCTTAGTGTCCATATATGTGAAAGAGCTAAGCTTTCTATACAGCATGATCCAAATTTTTCGTAATTTGAGAACTGATTTTTAACTATAATTTATTCACAAGATTGAGATTctaatatttttcttattatttcaACTTTCTGATCAACAACCTTGTAGAGAAATGAAGCAGCTAAGATTTAAAGCAACAATCGAGTGACGGATCATGATAGTGGTACACAGTCCTTGTAAAGAAGGGAAAGAAATGGCGAAGAAAGAAGTGCTAAGGGGTAATTTTGTAGAGTTGCTTTGATGATGATGTAAGCATGATGTCAAAattcttaaattttgaaaactagaCAAAGTTcatttttgaattttgtttatttcttatatgtAAAAATGCTAACCTCTTTTAATAACATGTTAGTGTTTAAAGGATGTTTTCAGTAGTCGGTTAAAACCCTACTAGACAACCTCCATTACTCTCACATCCCTacatattttgtttttcaagTTCTAATTAAATCGGGTTTTGATTGAATAGGAAAGGAAAACAGTATTTGAAAAgtaaattataaatttgaatatatcAGATATAAAATGTAGAAGATTTGGATAGAGACTTTGTTACCCTTTCCATTCTTGGTTGTTGATCGAGGAAGAGataaatagaaacaaaaaaaaggcTAGGGTTCCAATTTCTGGAAGAAGCTAgtgttttaaaatttgattaatttgaaagtaaaaaaaaaaaaaaaagaaaaactaagtTGAGTTAGCAACACAACATATTTATAAGTATGGCAAAATTTTATCTCTCATAGATGTTGATCGACATTGATAGCTCATCGAGATAAATACTGATACATATCTATCAATAAAATTACAACAAACTTTTATATATTCATATGTATTTCTATTAGTTATGCAATTTATAacgattttctttaaaattataaatttttctaaaaagaaaaaaactggCATGGGAGAGAGATAAAGTGGAAAGAAGAAAGTGAAAAGGATGAAGAAAGTAAAAGCAACCTAAAGTAAAAGTCATATAAtgtttaaaaaagtaataaagAATGAGGGAAAATTGCACCAAATGTCCCccaattagaaaataaatataatatataataaaaggaAACAATATTTGCAAAACTATCAATTTTTTACGGGTTATATG encodes:
- the LOC103500295 gene encoding cell division cycle 20.2, cofactor of APC complex-like, with the translated sequence MDAGSLSASNANHSRCPLQEQHLQRKQSRENLDRFIPNRSAMDFDYAHYMVTEGRKGKENPSFSSPSREAYQKRLAETFNMNRTRILAFKNKPPAPVELIPKEFFSSVSHDKPVKARRHIPQTSERTLDAPDLVDDYYLNLLDWGSGNVLAIALGNTVYLWNATDGSTSELVTVDDEVGPVTSVSWAPDGRHIAIGLNNSEVQLWDSTANRQLRTLRGGHRMRVGSLAWNNHILTTGGMDGKILNNDVRIRDHIVETYRGHDQEVCGLKWSLSGQQLASGGNDNVLHIWDRSMASSNSATQWLHRLEEHTSAVKALAWCPFQGNLLATGGGAGDRNIKFWNTHTGACLNSVDTGSQVCALLWNKNERELLSSHGFSQNQLTLWKYPSMVKMGELNGHTSRVLFMAQSPDGCTVASAAADETLRFWNVFGTPEVAKPAPKSSVTEPFAHLNRIR